A portion of the Drosophila sechellia strain sech25 chromosome 2R, ASM438219v1, whole genome shotgun sequence genome contains these proteins:
- the LOC6608301 gene encoding E3 SUMO-protein ligase PIAS1 isoform X4 — MVQMLRVVELQKILSFLNISFAGRKTDLQSRILSFLRTNLELLAPKVQEVYAQSVQEQNATLQYIDPTRMYSHIQLPPTVQPNPVGLVGSGQGVQVPGGQMNVVGGAPFLHTHSINSQLPIHPDVRLKKLAFYDVLGTLIKPSTLVPRNTQRVQEVPFYFTLTPQQATEIASNRDIRNSSKVEHAIQVQLRFCLVETSCDQEDCFPPNVNVKVNNKLCQLPNVIPTNRPNVEPKRPPRPVNVTSNVKLSPTVTNTITVQWCPDYTRSYCLAVYLVKKLTSTQLLQRMKTKGVKPADYTRGLIKEKLTEDADCEIATTMLKVSLNCPLGKMKMLLPCRASTCSHLQCFDASLYLQMNERKPTWNCPVCDKPAIYDNLVIDGYFQEVLGSSLLKSDDTEIQLHQDGSWSTPGLRSETQILDTPSKPAQKVEVISDDIELISDDAKPVKRDLSPAPDEQPTSTSNSETVDLTLSDSDDDMPLAKRRPPAKQAVASSTSNGSGGGQRAYTPAQQPQQSGGNVFKKPQKAEELYKRVHLGVWLRPRYVFRRSIVKWFGFGTRIPYLIRTFLQKTQARELKAPKRRLSKVYRVFFGFIPPFVLVHFQCILCCHRI; from the exons ATGGTGCAGATGCTTCGAGTGGTCGAGCTGCAAAAAATCCTGTCGTTTTTGAACATCTCATTCGCTGGACGAAAAACCGACCTGCAGAGCCGCATCCTCTCGTTCTTGCGCACCAACTTGGAACTGCTTGCCCCGAAGGTCCAGGAAGTCTACGCCCAGTCCGTGCAGGAGCAAAACGCCACGCTGCAGTACATCGACCCAACCAGGATGTACTCGCACATCCAGCTGCCGCCCACCGTGCAGCCCAATCCGGTGGGCCTCGTGGGCAGCGGTCAAGGCGTGCAGGTACCCGGCGGCCAGATGAATGTGGTCGGCGGCGCACCCTTcctccacacacacagcaTCAACAGTCAGCTGCCTATTCACCCTGATGTGCGGCTTAAAAAGCTAGCCTTCTATGATGTACTCGGAACGCTGATCAAGCCTTCAACTCTGGTGCCACGCAACACTCAGCGCGTCCAAGAGGTGCCTTTCTACTTCACACTCACGCCGCAGCAGGCCACAGAGATTGCCTCTAATCGCGACATCCGCAACAGCTCCAAGGTGGAGCACGCCATTCAGGTTCAACTGCGCTTTTGCCTGGTGGAGACTTCGTGCGACCAGGAGGACTGCTTCCCGCCGAACGTAAACGTCAAAGTGAACAACAAGCTCTGCCAGCTGCCT AATGTCATTCCTACAAACCGACCAAATGTGGAGCCCAAGCGTCCGCCGCGACCCGTTAATGTCACGTCCAATGTAAAGCTGTCGCCTACCGTCACCAACACCATAACAGTGCAGTGGTGTCCGGACTACACGCGTAGCTACTGCCTGGCCGTATACCTGGTAAAGAAGCTCACATCAACACAGCTTTTGCAGCGAATGAAGACGAAGGGCGTAAAACCAGCGGACTACACGCGAGGCTTAA TCAAAGAGAAGCTGACTGAGGATGCTGACTGCGAAATAGCCACCACTATGCTGAAGGTTTCCCTTAACTGCCCGTTGGGCAAGATGAAAATGCTGCTGCCTTGTCGAGCATCAACCTGCTCGCATCTGCAATGCTTCGATGCCAGTCTCTACCTGCAAATGAATGAGCGTAAGCCCACGTGGAACTGCCCTGTATGCGACAAGCCGGCCATTTATGACAACCTGGTCATAGATGG CTACTTCCAGGAGGTGTTGGGCTCGTCGCTTCTAAAGAGTGATGATACTGAGATTCAACTTCATCAGGATGGATCTTGGAGCACACCAGGACTACGGAGCGAGACGCAGATCCTTGATACGCCTTCAAAGCCCGCCCAAAAGGTTGAGGTTATATCGGATGACATAG AACTTATCTCGGACGACGCCAAGCCAGTAAAGAGGGATTTGTCCCCAGCACCGGACGAGCAGCCCACATCAACGTCAAACAGTGAAACT GTTGACCTAACGTTAAGCGATTCAGACGACGACATGCCGCTGGCTAAGCGTCGTCCGCCCGCCAAGCAAGCCGTCGCCAGTTCCACGTCGaacggcagcggtggcggccaACGTGCCTACACCCCGGCACAGCAGCCCCAGCAATCCG GTGGTAATGTTTTTAAGAAACCTCAGAAAGCGGAGGAGCTTTACAAGCGTGTTCATTTAGGAGTTTGGCTGCGCCCACGGTATGTTTTCCGTCGATCGATTGTGAAGTGGTTCGGGTTTGGAACAAGAATCCCATACTTAATCAGAACATTCTTACAGAAAACCCAAGCCAGAGAGCTCAAGGCGCCCAAACGTCGGCTAAGCAAAGTTTATAGAgtatttttcggttttatacCACCATTTGTCCTAGTTCATTTTCAATGTATTTTGTGTTGTCACCGAATCTAA
- the LOC6608301 gene encoding E3 SUMO-protein ligase PIAS1 isoform X8, giving the protein MPFPSLQECEQMVQMLRVVELQKILSFLNISFAGRKTDLQSRILSFLRTNLELLAPKVQEVYAQSVQEQNATLQYIDPTRMYSHIQLPPTVQPNPVGLVGSGQGVQVPGGQMNVVGGAPFLHTHSINSQLPIHPDVRLKKLAFYDVLGTLIKPSTLVPRNTQRVQEVPFYFTLTPQQATEIASNRDIRNSSKVEHAIQVQLRFCLVETSCDQEDCFPPNVNVKVNNKLCQLPNVIPTNRPNVEPKRPPRPVNVTSNVKLSPTVTNTITVQWCPDYTRSYCLAVYLVKKLTSTQLLQRMKTKGVKPADYTRGLIKEKLTEDADCEIATTMLKVSLNCPLGKMKMLLPCRASTCSHLQCFDASLYLQMNERKPTWNCPVCDKPAIYDNLVIDGYFQEVLGSSLLKSDDTEIQLHQDGSWSTPGLRSETQILDTPSKPAQKVEVISDDIELISDDAKPVKRDLSPAPDEQPTSTSNSETVDLTLSDSDDDMPLAKRRPPAKQAVASSTSNGSGGGQRAYTPAQQPQQSAVSAMDTRSTKRKDACQAAASRGNKI; this is encoded by the exons ATGCCATTTCCGTCTCTTCAGGAATGTGAGCAAATGGTGCAGATGCTTCGAGTGGTCGAGCTGCAAAAAATCCTGTCGTTTTTGAACATCTCATTCGCTGGACGAAAAACCGACCTGCAGAGCCGCATCCTCTCGTTCTTGCGCACCAACTTGGAACTGCTTGCCCCGAAGGTCCAGGAAGTCTACGCCCAGTCCGTGCAGGAGCAAAACGCCACGCTGCAGTACATCGACCCAACCAGGATGTACTCGCACATCCAGCTGCCGCCCACCGTGCAGCCCAATCCGGTGGGCCTCGTGGGCAGCGGTCAAGGCGTGCAGGTACCCGGCGGCCAGATGAATGTGGTCGGCGGCGCACCCTTcctccacacacacagcaTCAACAGTCAGCTGCCTATTCACCCTGATGTGCGGCTTAAAAAGCTAGCCTTCTATGATGTACTCGGAACGCTGATCAAGCCTTCAACTCTGGTGCCACGCAACACTCAGCGCGTCCAAGAGGTGCCTTTCTACTTCACACTCACGCCGCAGCAGGCCACAGAGATTGCCTCTAATCGCGACATCCGCAACAGCTCCAAGGTGGAGCACGCCATTCAGGTTCAACTGCGCTTTTGCCTGGTGGAGACTTCGTGCGACCAGGAGGACTGCTTCCCGCCGAACGTAAACGTCAAAGTGAACAACAAGCTCTGCCAGCTGCCT AATGTCATTCCTACAAACCGACCAAATGTGGAGCCCAAGCGTCCGCCGCGACCCGTTAATGTCACGTCCAATGTAAAGCTGTCGCCTACCGTCACCAACACCATAACAGTGCAGTGGTGTCCGGACTACACGCGTAGCTACTGCCTGGCCGTATACCTGGTAAAGAAGCTCACATCAACACAGCTTTTGCAGCGAATGAAGACGAAGGGCGTAAAACCAGCGGACTACACGCGAGGCTTAA TCAAAGAGAAGCTGACTGAGGATGCTGACTGCGAAATAGCCACCACTATGCTGAAGGTTTCCCTTAACTGCCCGTTGGGCAAGATGAAAATGCTGCTGCCTTGTCGAGCATCAACCTGCTCGCATCTGCAATGCTTCGATGCCAGTCTCTACCTGCAAATGAATGAGCGTAAGCCCACGTGGAACTGCCCTGTATGCGACAAGCCGGCCATTTATGACAACCTGGTCATAGATGG CTACTTCCAGGAGGTGTTGGGCTCGTCGCTTCTAAAGAGTGATGATACTGAGATTCAACTTCATCAGGATGGATCTTGGAGCACACCAGGACTACGGAGCGAGACGCAGATCCTTGATACGCCTTCAAAGCCCGCCCAAAAGGTTGAGGTTATATCGGATGACATAG AACTTATCTCGGACGACGCCAAGCCAGTAAAGAGGGATTTGTCCCCAGCACCGGACGAGCAGCCCACATCAACGTCAAACAGTGAAACT GTTGACCTAACGTTAAGCGATTCAGACGACGACATGCCGCTGGCTAAGCGTCGTCCGCCCGCCAAGCAAGCCGTCGCCAGTTCCACGTCGaacggcagcggtggcggccaACGTGCCTACACCCCGGCACAGCAGCCCCAGCAATCCG CGGTCAGCGCAATGGACACGAGAAGTACGAAACGAAAGGATGCATGCCAGGCGGCGGCCAGTCGCGGTAACAAAATTTAA
- the LOC6608301 gene encoding E3 SUMO-protein ligase PIAS1 isoform X5, whose protein sequence is MRKTRSQTARTQAENAATSSSPGHQSTSSAPIAVNPFDTSKYKECEQMVQMLRVVELQKILSFLNISFAGRKTDLQSRILSFLRTNLELLAPKVQEVYAQSVQEQNATLQYIDPTRMYSHIQLPPTVQPNPVGLVGSGQGVQVPGGQMNVVGGAPFLHTHSINSQLPIHPDVRLKKLAFYDVLGTLIKPSTLVPRNTQRVQEVPFYFTLTPQQATEIASNRDIRNSSKVEHAIQVQLRFCLVETSCDQEDCFPPNVNVKVNNKLCQLPNVIPTNRPNVEPKRPPRPVNVTSNVKLSPTVTNTITVQWCPDYTRSYCLAVYLVKKLTSTQLLQRMKTKGVKPADYTRGLIKEKLTEDADCEIATTMLKVSLNCPLGKMKMLLPCRASTCSHLQCFDASLYLQMNERKPTWNCPVCDKPAIYDNLVIDGYFQEVLGSSLLKSDDTEIQLHQDGSWSTPGLRSETQILDTPSKPAQKVEVISDDIELISDDAKPVKRDLSPAPDEQPTSTSNSETVDLTLSDSDDDMPLAKRRPPAKQAVASSTSNGSGGGQRAYTPAQQPQQSGGNVFKKPQKAEELYKRVHLGVWLRPRKPKPESSRRPNVG, encoded by the exons ATGCGAAAGACCCGCTCGCAGACGGCTCGCACGCAGGCGGAAAATGCCGCAACATCTTCGAGCCCCGGGCACCAATCGACATCGTCAGCGCCAATAGCAGTTAATCCCTTTGATACCAGCAAGTACAAG GAATGTGAGCAAATGGTGCAGATGCTTCGAGTGGTCGAGCTGCAAAAAATCCTGTCGTTTTTGAACATCTCATTCGCTGGACGAAAAACCGACCTGCAGAGCCGCATCCTCTCGTTCTTGCGCACCAACTTGGAACTGCTTGCCCCGAAGGTCCAGGAAGTCTACGCCCAGTCCGTGCAGGAGCAAAACGCCACGCTGCAGTACATCGACCCAACCAGGATGTACTCGCACATCCAGCTGCCGCCCACCGTGCAGCCCAATCCGGTGGGCCTCGTGGGCAGCGGTCAAGGCGTGCAGGTACCCGGCGGCCAGATGAATGTGGTCGGCGGCGCACCCTTcctccacacacacagcaTCAACAGTCAGCTGCCTATTCACCCTGATGTGCGGCTTAAAAAGCTAGCCTTCTATGATGTACTCGGAACGCTGATCAAGCCTTCAACTCTGGTGCCACGCAACACTCAGCGCGTCCAAGAGGTGCCTTTCTACTTCACACTCACGCCGCAGCAGGCCACAGAGATTGCCTCTAATCGCGACATCCGCAACAGCTCCAAGGTGGAGCACGCCATTCAGGTTCAACTGCGCTTTTGCCTGGTGGAGACTTCGTGCGACCAGGAGGACTGCTTCCCGCCGAACGTAAACGTCAAAGTGAACAACAAGCTCTGCCAGCTGCCT AATGTCATTCCTACAAACCGACCAAATGTGGAGCCCAAGCGTCCGCCGCGACCCGTTAATGTCACGTCCAATGTAAAGCTGTCGCCTACCGTCACCAACACCATAACAGTGCAGTGGTGTCCGGACTACACGCGTAGCTACTGCCTGGCCGTATACCTGGTAAAGAAGCTCACATCAACACAGCTTTTGCAGCGAATGAAGACGAAGGGCGTAAAACCAGCGGACTACACGCGAGGCTTAA TCAAAGAGAAGCTGACTGAGGATGCTGACTGCGAAATAGCCACCACTATGCTGAAGGTTTCCCTTAACTGCCCGTTGGGCAAGATGAAAATGCTGCTGCCTTGTCGAGCATCAACCTGCTCGCATCTGCAATGCTTCGATGCCAGTCTCTACCTGCAAATGAATGAGCGTAAGCCCACGTGGAACTGCCCTGTATGCGACAAGCCGGCCATTTATGACAACCTGGTCATAGATGG CTACTTCCAGGAGGTGTTGGGCTCGTCGCTTCTAAAGAGTGATGATACTGAGATTCAACTTCATCAGGATGGATCTTGGAGCACACCAGGACTACGGAGCGAGACGCAGATCCTTGATACGCCTTCAAAGCCCGCCCAAAAGGTTGAGGTTATATCGGATGACATAG AACTTATCTCGGACGACGCCAAGCCAGTAAAGAGGGATTTGTCCCCAGCACCGGACGAGCAGCCCACATCAACGTCAAACAGTGAAACT GTTGACCTAACGTTAAGCGATTCAGACGACGACATGCCGCTGGCTAAGCGTCGTCCGCCCGCCAAGCAAGCCGTCGCCAGTTCCACGTCGaacggcagcggtggcggccaACGTGCCTACACCCCGGCACAGCAGCCCCAGCAATCCG GTGGTAATGTTTTTAAGAAACCTCAGAAAGCGGAGGAGCTTTACAAGCGTGTTCATTTAGGAGTTTGGCTGCGCCCACG AAAACCCAAGCCAGAGAGCTCAAGGCGCCCAAACGTCGGCTAA